GGGCAGCAAATTGATGGAGATATGCAGTATTTGGTGGATGCAATGGGTGATTTGTTGTTGGTATCAAGGTATCTGGATTTTGAGATTGATATTGAGCATTATTTAGAAGTGTGCAAGACGGTGAAGTTTCGTGTGTATAGGTTTGATTGGAATACCCAGAAATGGGAGAGCATGGCAAGTTTGGGTGATAAAGTGTTGTTTTTGGGGGAGAATTCGTCGTTGGCTCTGCTGGCAAGTGATTATCCAGGGTGTGAAGGGAATAGGATTTATTTTACAGATGACTATTCCGGGACAAATTATGATAGTATTGCTGGGGATCATGACGTTGGTGTTTATAATTTGGAGGATGGGAGTATTGAATCACTTCCCTGTTATCCTCGAAACTTGCATTGGCCAATTTGGATCACTCCAAGTTTATGTTAAACATGTAAGTTTAATTTGTTCCTTGCTCTTATGAGTTCTCAATTCATTGAtgtgtaattaattgaatttttgtttcccAGCGAAATTAGCTGTTGTGATAAATATGTGCTGACATTATATGtgaactatattttttgaattcatTTCATCATGCACTTTTATGTAGAAAACTGTGATTTCTGAGAGGCGATTGAATAAACATGGAAAATCAAGTCCTTGTGTTTAGAGCTTGAATGCAAAACTATATATGCTTTTTCCAGCATGTAAATAAGGAATAGCAGGGCCGCTCCAGGATCAAGTGAGAAACAGTTTAATTGATCGGTTTTATGTTGCAAAATAGGGTAATATGGTTGCTTATCTGTTACCGATTCACTGCTCTGCTACGCTCCAATTGCAGGCAACACTTATTAATTCACTCTGAACCTGTAAAGTGCAGAACAAGAttgttaatttcattattctttGGATGGCTTTGGCTATTCTATTTCTTAGCAGTGTTCTCCAACTTGTACTCGTTAGTTGTGgctttgaaaattgaaaattgttaCATTCATCCTAAGCCCGCTATTCTCCAAAGAAGTCTCGTTTTCTCTTGTGTAGAAATCCCTACACTGAGGTTAAAACTTCTTACATGGTTAGGATTAAATGATTGACTATTAATATGATCAGTTCGTAACAAATGTTTGGGGCAAGGAAAAACTCAGAGTTAACCCTCATGTGGCATAATATGTCAAAAGCTCAACAAAACTTTGTGCTACTAAGCTTCCTATCTGTTTACATTCCTGTTTTATAGACGTCATATGTTTTGAAGGATCATATAACCCGCCATGCGTTTCTTTCTTATGGAAGAAATTCTTTTGGTACAATTTGTATTTGATGTCATCATGTTTGGCTattgaaatgaaattgaataagATGAAGAGAGATGTCTGCTACattgtgaattttatttacatgTGATGATTCGGTTAGGAATTCTTTTAATCAGAAATATGCCCTGCAAATTTTACCATGCTACAAAATCTGTTGCTAAGTTCACTATGTGCAAATGCTATAGTATTTTGTTgcattcttaaatattttctgaaccATATGTTTTTGCATCTGTTGCTCAGGAAAACAGATGATGTTTTGAGTGATTCCTTCGTCCTTGGAGTGGTACAGAGACTGTCAACTTAAAGCCCCGGAATGGAATGTGTGTGAATATTGAAACAATGTAATCTTAAAATAACTACTCGAACCTAGATACtggaataaaatttatgcaaatCTCAGAGCATCCGAAGATGTTAGAAATCCTTGGCAAATCTGGAATTTGAACTTCTCTAGCTTGAACCAAACAGTCATTACAATATTCTATGAATGGAACTCTTATTCTGCTCTCGCATTTCTTGGAGCTGTTACTCTTTATTGATCTCGATTGTGGTTTATATTTTCCTTGCAAATTCAACTCGACTGCTATATCAACCAGATAGCCGATAGGTACTCAAGTTTCAGATTGGCAGTCAGTAAACACTGGATTCTGAAGAGGTGGGCACACTCTGGTCCGGGAACAATCACACACCAGAATGCGAGCATGTGGATATCTATTGTTGTTCACCTTAGAAATCACTGCCCCATCTTTCTCCTTACAGAAAGCATGGAGCGTTTATGAACCTGTTAGAACATTATGTCAAGAATGCCGACACCCGGCACCAATATGCTGACAATCTCATAGAAATATGTATATACTCATCCCCCATGTGGCCCAGTTTTATAGGTTAAAATTATTGGTGGATTTAGATGATGGCATGCACAGTTGAGTATCAGCACCTGCTGGGGACCAATTTAGAAACAAAGTACCCTAATGATTtgttaaaaaagaagatagaCTCAGAATTGTTTGAATTCCTATTTCAAAATTCGCTTGATATTGAAAGTGACAGAATTAGGAAATCATCACAAGCACCAAAACTCatttatctatctatctatttttccttgttgttttttcaaatttacaaCTGCTACCATTCTACATATTTTTCACACTACATAAAAAAGAACATGACAGAAGCGGGCCTAAGAGGCCTCGGAAGCCCAACTCATATTCTAGGCATTAGGCAATACATCTCATGGAGTAGGTAGAAACAGTGGACTCGACAGTCGGGGCTCCGTATATTATCCTTGGATGGTCGCTCTCCAGCCCATAATCCATGGTCGGACGGCACTCCATCTCTTCCTCAAACTCGTACACAAACTCCGGCATCTCTATTCCTTTCCTCCTCACGTTATCCCACAAGAACTCCAATCTGTTTACGTATTTCACCTTCCCATACAACCTGTTTCCCAATCCAAAATTAATACTCTTTCCATCAATAATTGAAACAGAATCTGCAGCGCCGGTGGAATTTTTTACTTACCCGCCGCCGGCGAAGAGGAGACGGCCAAAGGTGGCGAGGAAGAGGCGGGACTGGAGGCCCGGGTGCAGGAAATAGAATGTCTCCAAATTGTCTCTAACCTCAACCGGAATGGCGTCGTAGATAGATTTCAAACCGGAGATTCCAGGGAAGTTTTCACCTCTGTTCACCCCTGTGTGCACGTACACCACCGAAAACGGCCGGCCTTCCAAACCGGGGAAAATCTCATCCTCCAAGTACTTTTTCAGTGTATCAACACTCACAAGCCTCGCTATACGTATCAACAGCAACACATCATaagaagaaaatcacaaaCCCCTACTCGTCCAACAGTAGAATGAAACGAAacatgaataataattaaattaaattaaattaccagGGAAGAGTTTCCCGATGATGCGGAGAAGAGGACGGCCACGCTTGTCCCTGCCTTGAATCTTGCAGATCTCGAGCTTCTTGATGAGCCTTTCTTGTTCGGACTGAGAGAGTAGATTAGAAGCCATGGTGGAGAAAGTTTGAATGTGGATGTGGATTGAATCCGCAGGGGATGGTGGAGTGTTTATAAAGGAAAGGGTGAGCGgataatgttaaaaataaataaataaaaagagtgAGGAGTGAGGGAGATACGGTTCTTGACAAGTAAAAGTTAATGAcattagaattaaaattaatggggTTGTTTGTTTCATgggaaaattttgttttcagtcctatataatataaaatatttcaattttagtcctataatttatttaagtatgacaattttgattctgtagaaaaaaatgtagaactttttatttgatagagttaaaagattcatttaatctcGTAAAATAATAtcctaattattataatttttaatttataaaaacaaattataaaattaaagatgcaACATCCTCGTactaaaagtgcaatttcTCCTTTGTTTCCTAAtacgtatgtatatatagtattattatatgtatatgttggtTGGGGCGCGAGAGTATATTCTGGGAATCTCCTCTGTTTTTAATTGGAGAAAGAAACAAAGTGAAGGAAGGAGCAGCGGTTGAGTAGGGGCAGTGAATGCCACGTCTCAGGGATAAGCCCTTTTGGTCCTACTTGGCACAACCAAACTAACATCTTAATTAATTCCCTCATACTCATCTCTCCCTCCACCCCACCCCCTATCTTTGCTTTTTGTATAACCTTTgttttaaggataattatCGTTTgctgtaattatatatatatacttgttttgtaatttaagtGTCTTGTACGTttgttttcatgtaataaatatattattttattaattaattgattacatgttcaatatatctttttttattacattatttttacaagtataaaaatatatttttttaaatattgacgtgtaaaaatatataatgatgattggataaaaaaaaattgtagtcTGAATTGATAGATAAACAGTAAGTAGTATGAGGAGgaagtataatataaaagatgacagaaaagaggaaatttaattacattgtTTATgcattgaataaaaataaaatgtcaaCAACATTAAGATCCTTTGTATAGAtatgatttttgtatttaaaaaggAAATGAGGTTATTGAAGACGTCAAAAGGCAATAACCACCTCTCCACTCAATGCATcactcattatatatattaattattattatccgATAGTCACCGACGGCGACGGAGAAGCCCCCTTTCCCCCTCCCTCCATCCCTCACTTGGACAGAGACATTAACCTTATCCCCATGCTCAATCGATAATATGCCCAACCCCACATTCAACAGCAATTTCTATCATcttattatctttatttggtataaaaatatctaatttttgCCCTCGTCAAGATGATATCTTTTGAACGTTTGTCCATTTTTTGAATTGGGAGTCATTTATCGCTTGATCCAACTACtttaaatgatatataattatgaaattacccttaatcaataaataaccACCGTCTCAAGAATAATTGATCTTAGGACAATATCGTAATACACAAGTAAATGAGGTAGGTCatgtatataaatactttgaggggttttattctttttgtggtttgagaTTTGTTCAAATCTTTTGCCTCTTCAAAAGGGGATTATCCACATTATACCATCCTACTAACATGCTTCAAATCTCGGACAGGTCAAACTCCAACCACTGTTTTGGCTCTTACTCCAACATCCCTGCATAtcacttttaataattttgatacacAACTTGATCCACACTCTACAAATTAAACCTAACTTTTTATaagatcaaatattattacaaggTCATTACTAGTTCCCTCAAAATGGCAAGCTAcacattttttgtcaaatttagcataattataaatacatttttgtcgtttgaaaaattataaacattccCCTTAAATGTCTGAATGACAACGGACACATTTcgttaaattttcattcaatttttgcagTAATTTGgcgataaattataatactaaCATGCAAAAGTCAATAATGCAAATAGTAAACATAGTTTATCTtcatattattgtatttgaattgaaagCGTGATGACTCCCTTTTCCCTCTTTTCCGCTATTTCCCTTTCGGCTTTCAATTCCCCCCGACCCCGACCCCAATCCCAATCATTCTCTCTTTGTTATTGCTTGCTTGtaacttcaaatattgaaatttcaatAGTGGGCCCCAATTTGTATCTACTACACAGGGAATTGGGCCACGACGTCGTTGGTCCATCTAGAGATGAGTGTGGTGGGCCTCAGGAAATGGACAGGGATAGTGATGTCATTTCATATATGACAAAGGCTGCCGCTGTCACTTTAACTCCGTCGCCTCCTCATCTACACTAAAATTGGAGGATTTTTTTTCATCCCTGTTTTCCTTAATTAAATGATGCCACCATCTGATCCAGTCACCTCAAGCCTCACTTTCTAAACCTTAAAATACTTGAGGTCTCTTTGTACTATACACTAAGAAtgttatcaaattaaatcgaGTCGAATATATCATtgtttaagtatatttaaattactattgAGCTTGAGAATTTGTGTTTAAGTTTGGCCTGAAAAATAGTCAAATCGATCTTGAATGAGCTTTAGTTAAATAAGACGCGATCCGATAGCTcgagtaatttaaaattttcaagtgtattttgttattatttttggcaATCGAATTGAGCTCAAATTGATCAAATGGCAAATAAGGTCGAATTTAGTTTGTTAATTTGAGGAATCGAGCTCAACCAAGCTTATGTCGAttgatttcaaatcaaatatcaagtaatttggttattttttcaGCCTTAGTGATAGTACAAAAATGAGACCAAATAGACTTTTATTAGTCGGGCTGTAATTTAGCACAATGACACTAGAATATAATATAAgcctcttttctctttttcttcttcccccTTCTCTCAATAATGAATggaatatttatactaatacaGTATTACACTAGTTAAGGTCGATAGAGGTAAAATACTACGTTATCCCCCACCTACCCTTATTACACAATTAGGATTAATTGACTAAAATCCTCAGTAATTTGCTACATCGGAGTCGATTTAATAagtcaacttttttttatttttcttttttaatttttttcctccatcaCTTAGTACTATACTAAAAggtattttcataaattactaGAAAGTAGTATGGAATCCcacattaataattattagaaagataatttgatgctatactattataatatgGTAGGCACGACTTTATGACTACAACACAAATGTGGACCTAATAATCAGACAATTGATTGATCGCACAACGGATTAGAAACTATTTTTGGACCTATTAAAGTACCAAgtgaagcaaaaaaaattaagagtagTTAGTGCATCtattataagtaataaaaacaaGCAAATCGGACATTATAAATTAGGATGTTCCTAAAATGTCCTCTCAACAATTATATTCTAAGTATATAGAAACTCCTATTTAcaacttcaatttaattatttagattcTTCGATGTGTGtgggtatttattttattttgtgtaattttattatagtttattaatttgtaacataacaatacaattattatttctatgaaGAAGTAAATTATCAGAAGTGGCCAATTGCAGAGGAAAAAATGATGCACATCCCTTAATTAACCTGACCATGATTGCACTGTGGGCCATGGtctagatttttattttatttcgggtaaaatataataaattttcttgaaatttgatataattacaaacatatttttatgttttgaagataaaaattatataatctttgaATGGAGGTTtgaattttgtcaattttgcccgtgttgtatttttttaaataaaattttaaaaattataaaaaaaattgaacaagttgaatagaaaaattacaaagagtTGTTCtcttagtataatatttttttaaaaaataaatataattataatttataaaccaCAAGAGCATTTTGGACcgttcatcataaaaaaatggatgaaaacttAAGATTGGACATGTTGGACgtccattaaaattaatgggTATTAATAATATCTCAAACGTcaaaaagatatttgtaattataacaaaattttattggatGCTCCAAACTTAGCATGAAGCCGAAATTTCTTCCCTATCATTACCACAGATGCATGATTGTGTTGAATTATATCAACAATTTTGGAGCATTGGGTGGTTGTGGTTGGGCAACTTGTCACGTACCAATTAACAGCTATCAGTCCTCAGTCCCTGCCCGCCCTGCTGCATCTCATGTCCCCACATAAAACTAAATCAACGGCTACTCCCTCAAAACCATGGGCTCAATCATAGACTAGACGAATATTGTAATCAGATTAGACGTCTGCAGTGTATATGGTATTATTGGGCTAATTTGGTATTGGGTCGGTCCAGCCCATTCGGTCCAATGAGTCTCAACCGTCATGCGTTAGTTCAAGTTCAATCCTTGGTCCCGTTAGAAATACAATGGATAGGCTTCAGTTATAATTCTGTAACGTCTAAGTCAATAAGAATTAGTTTGGGATAAAGcttaaagtaattaatatagttcaacactaaaagaaaatttactattaaCGGCtatcaattaaaaacaaagataaataattattattaactaaagttaaataaattgatgcaaaatatttgtcatggctcTAACCGCACgcacaataaaattttaaaatatttgtcatgactctaaactattattaactaaacGTTGCATGATCATAatcaatagttattttttaggattatttatttttaattataaaaattaattattattcaatattatattttttatagggaaaaattgcataataccccctgtgttatgctaaaattgcacaaaacttaTCTGTGTTAAATAAATAGCCATAAAAGAccttgtgaattttgaaaccCTGCAAAAAAGACCCCTTCCGTCCAAAACTGACGGAAGGTGTTGTACACGCGGTGGAAATGAGagtagtgtttttttttatcctatttcAGCTTTTTTAGTAGTGCAATTGTCCAAAATACCTTTCTCcttcattatatatacaacttAACATCCTCTCACAAACATACTACAAAAATAGGATTTTAAGTGagcaaatttttaatttataatttttgtttgaatataaataaaaatcatatattataaattaaattaaattattatttaatttaatattttttcatatttatttataaaatatactaaatcaatataacaatcctacaattatataagattttttaacttttataaaatgttatattattaatcaaattaaactattatttaatttaaatgtattttaatatttatttataaaatatactaaataaatataaaaatacctaaaatttatatcaatttttttaatttatataaaatattatattaaaactattaacatatatttaaattaagcatttactatttttttattattttaaaattttattaaattaaatactttactatattattattaatttaaatatattttaatatttgtttataaaatatactaaataaatacaaaaatacttaaacattatatcaatttttttaacgtaaataaaatattatatttaaattattattatatatttaaattaaacatttaatgtttttattatttttaaattttgttaaattaaataatattaattaatttttatttattaattcttccCGTTGTCTTCTCCAACGCCGACGAGTCGCCGGCGgtgattaaaattaacaatctTGGTCTCGTTGGAATTGTCTCGACGAGAGGAGTCTAACGGTGGTAGTCTCAGGCCGGTGGCAAATGGATGTAACAAACATCACGgcagaaataaatttaaatgttttgGATCTCAACAAaaacttgatgaaaatgagcaaGGTTGGTCTCGTTCGAATCTTCACATTGAGGCGAGTCTATCGGTGGTGATCCCAGGCCGGAATTCGTCCGGACGACGACAAATTTAGGCCAAGAAACTTTGACGTCGTGCTCGAAGCCCAATCTTTTCAGTCAATGAAAGTTAAAATTGTTGGTATGGATATGTTCGTCTTGAGAAGAGGATTCTAATGGTATAATCTATGGtcgaaaattattttccaacGACGACGGAATCATAGAGAGAAGATTCGGAAAGAAatagtctatataatatatacgatatgtataatgtatatataaataatataaataaaaatatatctaaattaCTTTAGATCTGAAccgtttattttttacattcaaaTATCAATGGTTGTTATAAGAAGGGTATAACGATcaatttagtaaaaatttaacgCCGTTAGGGTTCATCTAATGGAATGGGAGAGTATGcaacaatttgaaaaacataGGGGGTTTTTGCCTATTCTTTTAACACAAGGggtttttagctaaatttttaaaacacaggggggttttatgcaatttttccgctgtttttcagtttgatgtaatgtatcattttaattgctttgttcttctggttataagaattatgatatttactgagtatttTATGTGTGATTCTGACATGTGGTCGGTCCTATTAGTTGAAATActgcagtaatgctttggaatgttattgagtttaaagttgttttacttgttggttgttaTCCGAAACTTTGgggaagcctgcctgtgggcatcaagaagagcttaactattgctgctcttttaaACCcaatgctattattggagcaaagaaggttgcaacattttccagtgtgttttatatatgtaattgtattagggcaataattttgtgattaatattatctagtttttGGATCAACCTctttgaaaatcatgatcttgtGTAGCAGGCttctattgagatcatgatgttaaggaatatagttatatatgttctaatcaactactgcatttctttttcaattttatcgaccacaaacttgagaagttttgctgaatggtgCCCCCGCCTTGTTCtggcttttccatttccttgccTGTGCGTctttctgtgtgtgtgtgtttgtgtgcggtgggtgtgtgtgtatggaggggtgtgtgtgtgcgtgtgcgtgtgcgtgtgcgtgtgcggggtgtgtgtgtgctgggtgtgtgtgtgtgtgtggggtgtgtgtgtgtgctgggtagttggattaccttgagggtccttttctatttcttttttgttttttctttttaaggaattgaaggcacttttcttaattaggtaaattgcaggaataaattgcaggaattgaagcgcagacaaagaaagaggaagagtaggaaggagaagacaaagaggaggagtcaccatcattcagatgatgattcttctgATGATACTGTTGATCTGCGGCATAAAGGGAGGAGCAGGAAGGCATATTCAGACTTTGATTCCAACGTCAGTACTTTCGATGATTCGCGAGTGGTAGGGACAAGAAGCGGTCTGAGAAGACGAGCAGGAAACATCGCCATGAAGAGGACTAGCTTCTACAGTGGGTGATATGTCTTGTGCTTTTAAGGTTCCTCTAAACTGCTGCTAAGTGtgccctattcaatctttaatctagtggttgatgagcttcttgatgaaaaccactcTAGCTTAGTGGataatgcattagtttggtacatttgctgtttttcagtttgatgtaatgtatcaatttaattgctttgtttttctcgttgtaagaattctgatatttttttagtattctatgtgtgattccgacatGTGATGGGTCATGTTAGTTGAAATAATacagtaatgctttggaatgtaattgagtttaaagttgttttacttgttggttgttaTTCGAAGCGCTGGGGAAGCCTGcatgtgggcatcaagaagagcttaactattgctgctcttttgaacccagtgctattattggagcaaagaaggttgcagcatttcccagtgtgttttatatatgtaattgtattagggcaatgattttgtgattaatattatctagcttctggatcaacctctctgaatatcatgatctggtgtagcaggtttctattgagatcatgatgtcaaggaatatatttttatatgttctaatcagctaatgcatttttttttcaattttatcgaccacaaacttgagaagttttgctgaatgatgcccctGCCTTGTTCTGGctttttttcttgtctgtgcgtctttttgtgtgtgtgtgtgtgagtgtgagtgtgtgtgggcGTGTACAAGGTGTACAAGGTGTGTgtcgggggggggggggggggggtacatggggggggggggtNNNNNNNNNNgggggggggggtgtgcgTGTAcatgtgcggggtgtgtgtgtgtgggtgtggggggggggggtggatCACGGTagaatatgttt
The window above is part of the Sesamum indicum cultivar Zhongzhi No. 13 linkage group LG2, S_indicum_v1.0, whole genome shotgun sequence genome. Proteins encoded here:
- the LOC105178148 gene encoding protein GDAP2 homolog, which translates into the protein MASNLLSQSEQERLIKKLEICKIQGRDKRGRPLLRIIGKLFPARLVSVDTLKKYLEDEIFPGLEGRPFSVVYVHTGVNRGENFPGISGLKSIYDAIPVEVRDNLETFYFLHPGLQSRLFLATFGRLLFAGGGLYGKVKYVNRLEFLWDNVRRKGIEMPEFVYEFEEEMECRPTMDYGLESDHPRIIYGAPTVESTVSTYSMRCIA